Proteins co-encoded in one Megalops cyprinoides isolate fMegCyp1 chromosome 1, fMegCyp1.pri, whole genome shotgun sequence genomic window:
- the LOC118783832 gene encoding zinc finger protein 503 produces MITSPSISALRNSITNQVWESSGSGKNSSANVNKPFLHSVPPSDPLRQANRLPIKVLKMLTARAGHILHPEYLQPLPSTPVSPIELDAKKSPLALLAQTCSQIGKPDPPPSSKLSSVTSNGSSDKDSKSGPLKMSDIGVEDKSSFKPYSKSSEKKDSSSGVSSGDKSGFRVPSATCQPFTPRTGSPNSCTSASPLPVEGKSGDREEKKESDSNKNGTTEGPGTTSISHSRISVNCGGINVEVNQHQETTPGSKAITSDSSSVSSASSVLGSGLVAPVSPYKPGQTVFPLPPAGMSYPGSLAGAYAGYPQHFLPHGVTLDPTKPSSHLINAQFAAASSLGCSKAGSSPLAGASPPSIMSASICRDPYCLSYHCASHLAGAASASCSHDSAAAAAATALKSGYPLMYPTHPLHSVHSSPPSFAGHPLYPYGFMLPNDPLPHVCNWVSANGPCDKRFSSSEELLNHLRTHTAFTGTEKLISGYPSSSSLASAAAAAMACHMHMPPAGAPGSPGTLALRNPHHALGLSSRYHPYSKSPLPTPGAPVPVPAATGPYYSPYALYGQRLTTASALGYQ; encoded by the exons ATGATCACATCGCCCTCGATCTCTGCTCTGAGAAATAGTATTACTAACCAAGTCTGGGAAAGCAGCGGCTCTGGGAAGAACAGCTCCGCGAACGTAAATAAACCCTTCCTTCACTCCGTTCCTCCGTCGGACCCTCTACGGCAAGCTAACCGTCTGCCCATCAAGGTTTTGAAAATGCTCACGGCACGGGCAGGACACATTTTGCACCCCGAATACCTCCAACCCTTGCCATCTACACCGGTTAGTCCCATTGAG ttaGATGCCAAGAAAAGTCCACTGGCCCTTTTGGCACAAACGTGCTCTCAAATCGGTAAGCCGgatccccctccctcttcaaaGCTGTCCTCCGTCACCTCGAATGGATCTAGTGACAAAGATTCAAAATCCGGTCCCTTGAAAATGAGTGACATTGGAGTTGAAGACAAATCTAGCTTCAAACCTTACTCAAAATCATCTGAAAAGAAGGACTCGTCGTCCGGGGTTTCTAGTGGAGATAAATCTGGTTTCCGTGTACCTAGCGCCACCTGCCAGCCGTTTACCCCAAGGACAGGCAGTCCGAATTCCTGCACTTCGGCATCTCCACTCCCCGTAGAGGGCAAGtcgggagacagagaggaaaagaaagaatcTGATAGTAATAAGAACGGCACAACGGAGGGGCCTGGAACCACTAGCATCAGCCACAGTAGGATAAGTGTAAACTGTGGTGGAATTAACGTGGAGGTCAACCAACACCAGGAGACGACACCGGGATCAAAAGCAATTACATCAGACTCATCATCTGTATCATCAGCTTCGTCCGTTCTCGGATCAGGGCTTGTAGCCCCGGTTTCCCCTTACAAACCCGGTCAGACTGTTTTTCCTCTACCACCTGCTGGCATGTCATACCCTGGGTCTTTAGCAGGGGCCTACGCTGGCTATCCTCAACACTTCCTGCCCCACGGAGTGACTTTAGATCCAACTAAACCCAGCAGTCATTTAATTAACGCACAGTTTGCCGCTGCGAGTTCACTTGGCTGCAGTAAAGCAGGATCAAGCCCTTTAGCCGGAGCCTCACCTCCATCGATAATGTCTGCTAGCATTTGTAGAGACCCGTACTGTCTAAGTTACCACTGCGCAAGCCACTTGGCTGGAGCGGCCAGTGCCTCTTGCTCGCACGACTCCGCAGCTGCCGCGGCCGCCACGGCTCTCAAATCTGGATACCCTCTCATGTACCCGACGCACCCGTTACACAGCGTTCACTCCTCGCCGCCATCTTTTGCTGGACACCCTCTGTACCCCTATGGCTTCATGCTCCCCAACGACCCCCTTCCGCACGTCTGTAACTGGGTGTCAGCGAATGGACCGTGCGACAAGCGTTTTTCTTCCTCAGAAGAACTTCTGAATCACTTGCGGACCCACACTGCCTTCACGGGAACGGAGAAATTGATATCAGGATACCCTAGTTCATCATCATTAGCtagtgctgctgcagcagccatGGCATGCCACATGCACATGCCCCCAGCAGGAGCCCCTGGTAGCCCCGGAACTTTGGCACTTAGGAACCCGCATCACGCGCTGGGACTAAGCAGCCGCTACCATCCGTATTCGAAGAGCCCTTTGCCAACCCCAGGCGCACCGGTTCCAGTGCCCGCAGCAACTGGTCCATATTACTCTCCGTATGCATTGTACGGACAGAGACTTACCACAGCATCGGCACTGGGATACCAGTAA